The sequence below is a genomic window from Gossypium hirsutum isolate 1008001.06 chromosome A11, Gossypium_hirsutum_v2.1, whole genome shotgun sequence.
GGGTCTGACAAAGGAAAAGGCCCTATGGTTGACACGAGAAATAACAATGAGGATTCCGCTTGTCCTACAAGTTTTGCCCAGCAAACATGCAAACACAACCACCAAGGGTGTCTGTTAATGTCCAACCTCTTTATCAAACTGGTACCTCGGCACCAGTAAACTTCCCAGCGGGATCGAGCATCAACCCTAAGGATAATCTAGCAGACCCCCAGGTCTCTGACTTCGATGACGCAGCAGAggtggaaaaagaaaaaacagaacTGCCCAAACAAATGGAGGACCAATATAAATGGTTGGTGGAGAAGTTCAAGGCGTTGGAAAGTGTTGATAATTACTGCGGAATGGATGCCAGAGAGTTGAGTCTAGTCCCAGATTTGGTATTACCTCCCAAGTTCAAAATACCAGAATTTGAAAGATACAACGGAACTAGTTGCCCTGAGGCTCACATCACAATGTTTTGTCGGAGAATGACGGGTCATGTCAATAATGATCAGTTGTTGATTTACTGTTTTCAGGACAGTTTGGCTGGGGCTGcggccaaatggtacaatcagttgagtcgtACCCAAGTTAAGTCATTGAATGACCTAGCTCAGGCCTTCATGAAGCAGTACGGCCATATAACAGATATAGCACCGGACCGGATCACACTccagaatatggagaagaagccAAGCGAAAGCTTCCGGCAGTATGCTCAGAGATGGAGAGAGGTCGCTACACAGGTCCAACCACCGTTGCTAGAAAAAGAAACAACCATGCTCTTTATCAATACATTGAATGCGCCTTTCATTACTCATATGTTAGGTAACGCAACCAAGAGCTTTGTAGACATAGTAATGTCTggcgaaatgatagaaaatgccataagatCAGGTAAGATAGAAGTCGGGGAGAACACGAGAAGGTCAGCCCCGAAGAAAATAGAGAATGAAGAGGTAATGTGAGCTCAAGCTACGCAAAACCGGCCACTGTTAATCAATCAAGGGCGATAGTCACAGGCCAGCAGGCCTCACCAAGGCGGGAGCCTAACATGAGACAGAATACAGAGAAGTTTCAATTTACTCCCATACCAGTGACACATAGGGAGTTGTACAAAAGTCTGTTTGATGCACATGTAGTGGCTCCTTTCCACTTAGAGCCGTTGCAGCCCCCATACCCTAAGTGGTACGATGCAAATGTTCAGTGCGAATACCACGCAGGGATTAcagggcactcgatagaaaactgtACCTCATTCAAAAGGTGCGTGGAAAGGCTTATCAAAGCAGGTGTTCTAAAATTTGATGATACACCTGGTACAGGAAATCCGTTGCCCAGTCATACTGATAAATGGGTAAACGCGATAATTGAGAATGTGGGGAGAAAAGTCAAGCTGAATATCGCGGAGGTGAGAACCCCATTGAATCTAGTTTGGAGTGAAATGCAGAAGAGAGGTTTAGTCCCGCAAGGGTTGGGAGATAAAATCCAAGATACAcagaactactgtgagttccatcatgagAAAGATCACGAGATCCAGAATTGTATTGAGTTCAGAGCCCTAGTACAGGATCTAATGGATAATAAGGAATTGGAGTTCTTTAAGTCTATCGAAGAGGGGGATGTATGCTCGCTAGGAGGAGAGTCGTGTGAAGAAGGCGGCAGAACCAGTCGTCCAGTGATAATTATTTCGAAGCCTAGAGTTAGTGAAGTAGAAGCAATAATTACACCAAGAGTTATAATCCAGAAGCCAACAGCTTCCCCTTATAAAGATAGCCATAGGGTGCCTTGGAATTATAACTGTAGTATATCAGTTTCAAAGAAGGAGGGTTCGATTAACACGCCAAGGATAGAAGCCGAACCAGCAAAAGGGAAACTCATCATGTTTAGGCAAGAAGCAGAGAGATCAGAACCACTAGTTAATGAGCCAGTAATTGAAAAGGAAACCAAGGAGTTCTTGAAGTTCCTAAAACACAGTGAGTATAATATTGTGGAACAACTACACCAACAACCGGATCGCATATCGGTATTGGCTCTGCTGTTAAATTCGGAGGTCCACCGCAACGcattgatgaaagtgttgaacGAAACCTATGTTGAGGATGACATTTCAGTTAACAAATTGGATCGTCTCGTCAGCAACATAAGCGCTGACAATTTCATCTCCTTCAGCGATGATGAGATACCACCAGGGGGTATGGGGTCTATTAAGTCTCTACATGTCACTACACGTTGCAAGGTGTATACGCTACCCGGAGTACTAGTTGATAATGGGTCCGCATTGAACGTGTTACCGTGGGCTACATTAAACCGTTTACCTATAGACAGTTCCCATATGAAGACGTGTCAGAACATAGTAACAGCATTTGATGGCACCGAAATGAAAGTAATGGGAATGATAGAAGTACCTCTGCAGATTGGCCCAAACACGTACGAGGTAGATTTCCTCGTGatggatattaagccttcctATAACTGTCTATTAGGAAGACATTGGATTCATTCAGCTGGGGCAGTGCCATCCTCGCTACACCAGAAGCTAAAGATGGTTACTGAGGGTCGGCTAGTAACAATAAATGTGGAGGAGGACATTATTGCGTCAGTTACCAGTAATACACCCTACATAGAGAATGACAACGAAGCAGTTGAATGTTCATTTCGATCATTAGAGTTTGTAAACGGAACGTTTATAGCTGAAGGAAACAGGATTCCGATACCTAGGATATCAAGGGCTACGAAAATGAGCCTGCAGTTAACAGTTGGGAAAGGCGCGTTACCTGGCAGAGGACTCGAGAAGCACCTTCGTGGGAAAAGTTAGAGTGCCAGTCTTGGTTGGAAAGTGGGATCGCTTCGGTTTAGGATTCAGGCCAGATGCAAGCCAAGTGAAGAAGGAGTTTGAAAGGAAACAAGAGCAGCTGAGAGCGAGATTGAGAGGGACAAAAGTTAGGTGGGAACCGATGAACTTCCCCCACATTTCTCAAACATTTGTATCTGGAGGGTTTATTCATTCCATACAGCATAAGGTGAAAGAAGGAATAACTGAAGATGCTAGGGGAATTTGGAGCATCAATGCCATATTTGAAGAGGAAGTAATGGAAAGAAATTTATCAAGTATTTGCCCGTATGAGCCTGGagtgttttgaataactggactgtAGAAGAAATTCCTGTAATCTTTAGAGATAAcacagagtaatattcaaaagcCACTTGTTGTCTTCTAGCCTAGGgacaataagaatcttttgtgaaataggctcatgtttaaacattattattttcaataaaaatgcattTTCATATATCGGTTCGAGCAAttattcttttttccttttcatttcatacataatcataccatacagaGGAATTATTCATTTCGTTTTCTTTTGGTATTCTCTTATACTCATAATAGGCCCCCGGATGTCAACGTCATGAGTAATGCTGATACGAGcccagaatctccttttgagcaagacatgcgCTTTGAGGGATTTCAAGATTTTGAAGAGGACGAAGATCGTGGTTTATCTCtcgatttgttaaggatggtggaGCGAGAAGATGAACAGATCCTGCCACACAAAGAGACTACTGAGATTGTGGCCCTGGAAGAGGGGAAGGAAGTTAAAATTGGCACTTGCGTTAACGAGAAAACAAGACAGAACCTCATGAGCTGTTGCAAGAATTCAAGGACGTCTTtacatggtcataccaggatatgcctggTTTAAGTACCGATATCAAGTGTACCGTGTCCCTACAAAAAAGGAGTACAAGCCAGTTCAGcagaagctccgaaggatgagacccgatatagcaatgaaaataaaggaagaagtcaagaaacagTTTAATGCCGGATTCCTACAGGCGGTCAATtattcagaatgggtggccaacgtcgtccctgtccctaagaaagatggaaaagtacggaTGTGTGTAGATTACAGAGATTTAAACAAGGCCAGCCCAAAGGATAACTTCACATTGCCTCACATAGACACTCTAGTG
It includes:
- the LOC107943947 gene encoding uncharacterized protein, which produces MRQNTEKFQFTPIPVTHRELYKSLFDAHVVAPFHLEPLQPPYPKWYDANVQCEYHAGITGHSIENCTSFKRCVERLIKAGVLKFDDTPGTGNPLPSHTDKWVNAIIENVGRKVKLNIAEVRTPLNLVWSEMQKRGLVPQGLGDKIQDTQNYCEFHHEKDHEIQNCIEFRALVQDLMDNKELEFFKSIEEGDVCSLGGESCEEGGRTSRPVIIISKPRVSEVEAIITPRVIIQKPTASPYKDSHRVPWNYNCSISVSKKEGSINTPRIEAEPAKGKLIMFRQEAERSEPLVNEPVIEKETKEFLKFLKHSEYNIVEQLHQQPDRISVLALLLNSEVHRNALMKVLNETYVEDDISVNKLDRLVSNISADNFISFSDDEIPPGGMGSIKSLHVTTRCKVYTLPGVLVDNGSALNVLPWATLNRLPIDSSHMKTCQNIVTAFDGTEMKVMGMIEVPLQIGPNTYEVDFLVMDIKPSYNCLLGRHWIHSAGAVPSSLHQKLKMVTEGRLVTINVEEDIIASVTSNTPYIENDNEAVECSFRSLEFVNGTFIAEGNRIPIPRISRATKMSLQLTVGKGALPGRGLEKHLRGKRFRPDASQVKKEFERKQEQLRARLRGTKVRWEPMNFPHISQTFVSGGFIHSIQHKVKEGITEDARGIWSINAIFEEEVMERNLSSICPPPDVNVMSNADTSPESPFEQDMRFEGFQDFEEDEDRGLSLDLLRMVEREDEQILPHKETTEIVALEEGKEVKIGTCVNEKTRQNLMSCCKNSRTSLHGHTRICLV